A region of Vigna radiata var. radiata cultivar VC1973A unplaced genomic scaffold, Vradiata_ver6 scaffold_48, whole genome shotgun sequence DNA encodes the following proteins:
- the LOC106752848 gene encoding uncharacterized protein LOC106752848, protein MAYGSNGKRGSTNSNNSTQIDNQRGNNHHIVSVSAPSATTTTTFSLPNNPRPTPNDFPQFSATAQSFNNSEDGSQDFSRAKIKSPVTGNSFNNLGSGSQTFRDAEIRCAKESSKQSRSIFSLKQDRAPHAGTLHSFNNNGKGSQCFDGFKLN, encoded by the coding sequence ATGGCATATGGAAGCAACGGCAAGCGTGGCTCAACGAACAGCAATAACTCTACCCAAATCGACAACCAGAGAGGTAATAACCATCACATCGTGAGTGTCTCCGCCCCTTCtgctaccaccaccaccaccttttCCCTCCCTAACAACCCACGCCCCACTCCAAATGACTTCCCCCAATTCTCTGCAACAGCTCAGTCCTTCAACAACTCCGAAGATGGGTCACAAGATTTTAGCCGCGCCAAGATCAAGAGCCCTGTAACTGGAAATTCCTTCAACAACCTCGGATCAGGCTCCCAAACTTTCAGAGATGCAGAAATTCGTTGTGCCAAGGAATCTAGCAAACAGAGTAGATCTATTTTCTCCTTGAAACAAGACCGTGCGCCCCACGCCGGAACTCTCCATTCCTTCAATAATAACGGTAAGGGATCCCAGTGTTTCGACGGTTTCAAGCTCAACTGA